The nucleotide sequence CGGTCTCCGGCGGCAAGGACTCGCTCGGGCTCTGGGACGTGCTGCTCGACGAGGGCTACCGGACGACCGGCCTCTACCTCGACCTCGGCATCTTCGACTACTCGGTGGAGTCGAAGGCGAAGTGCGAGGCGTTCGCCGCGCGGCGGGGCGCGCCCCTGCTCGTCGCGAGCGTCGCCGAGGCGGTGGGTGCGCCGGTCCCGGTCATCCAGGCCGTCACGCGCCGCCCGCCGTGTTCGGGCTGCGGGCTCTCGAAGCGCTACCTCATGAACCGCGTCGCGCTCGAGCACGGGATGCCCGTGGTCGCGACCGGCCACAACCTCGACGACGAGGCGGCGACGCTCCTCGGCTCGGTCCTGCACTGGCAGACGGAGGCGCTCGCGCGCCAGTCGCCGGCCCTGCCGTCCACCCACGCGAAGCTCGTCCGGCGCGTGAAGCCGCTCTACCGCCTGTCCGAGCGCGAGACGGCCGCCTACGCCGTCCTCCGGAAGATCGACTACATCGTGGAGGAGTGCCCGTTCGCCAAGGGCGCCACGTCGATCGCCCACAAGGAGATCCTGAGCCGGATGGAGGACGCCTCGCCGGGCACCAAGCACAACTTCCTGTTCGGCTACCTCGAGAAGGCGCGGCCGGCGTTCGAGCGCGCGGAGGCCGTGACGCTCAACGAGTGCGCCCGTTGCGGTCAGGTGACGACCGGCACGGTCTGCGCGTTCTGCAAGCTCGCCGACCAGGTCAAGCGCGCGACGTAACCCGCCCTGTCGAAGCATCTGCGCGCCTGTCTCGAGCTGGCGACCGCCATGGCGATCGTCGGCAGCGCCGTCGTCGTGGGGAAGCTCCTCGTCGCGCCGTCCTCCTCTCCTACGCGTGGCTCGGCGAGCCCTTCCGCTGGGCGCACGTCCTCGGCGGGGCGTGCGTCATCGGAGGCCTCGGGCTGCTGGCGCGAGAGCGGGTCTCGCTGCTAAGCTTCCGAGTGATGGCTCTCCCCGACCGCGTCAGGGCCGCGCTCACGCTCACCCGCTTCCAGGCCCTCGTGGGCATCACCGCGGGCGTGTTCTCGATCGGCGCCACGGTCGGGGGCATCCTCTTCGCCACGCGGCCGATCCACATGAACGGCGAGATCGTCACCATCGTCCAGGAAGCGCGGACGGCGAAGCTCCTGGCCAACGCGATGATCGAGTTCCGCACGCCCGGCGACGCGCTCGTCGCGATTCTCCAGGCGCAGAACGGGCAGGTGCGCCAGACGCTGAGGGAAGGGCCCTACCGGCTGCGCGTGAGCCACCCGGGGTTCACCACCGAGGTGCGCCAGATCCAGGTCCTCGGAGGGAACAGTCAGGAGATCCGGATCCGGCTCGCCGCGCGCCCCGTTCCGGTCGAGAAGCCCCAGAAGCCCCCCTCGACGCTCGACAAGGCGGGCACGGCGATCAAGAAGCTCTTCCAATAAATAAACCCCGAGGGGCGCCAGAAGAACCGCCGCGTGGAGATCGTCGTCGCCAAGCGGTAAGCTGGAACGGGAGGCCATCATGCGCGATGCCGTGATCGTCGGAGCCGTGCGCAGCGCCGTCGGGAAGCGGAACGGCAAGCTCTCGGGCGTCCGCCCGGACGACCTCGCCGCCGACGTGCTCAGGGAGCTCGTGGCCCGGGTGAAGATCGACCCCACGGAGGTCGAGGACGTCATCCTCGGCTGCGTGGACCAGGTCGGCGAGCAGGGCTTCAACATCGCGCGCAACGCCGCGCTCATCGCCGGCTTCCCGCTCGACGTCTGCGGCACGACGCTCGACCGCATGTGCGGCTCGGGCCAGCAGGCCGCGAACTTCGCGGCGATGGGCGTGATGTCCGGCCAGTACGAGTGCGTCATCGCGGGCGGCGTCGAGAACATGACTCGCGTGCCGATGGGCTCGAACGCGATGGGACCGGGCGAGGGGCCGCTGTCGCCCCGGCTCCAGGAGCGCTTCAACATCGTCCCGCAGGGGATCTCGGCCGAGCTGATCGCGGAGACGTGGGGGCTCAAGCGCGAGGAGCTCGACGAGCTCGCGGCGCAGAGCCACGAGAAGGCCGGCCGCGCGATCGCGGAGGGGCGCTTCAAGCGCGAGATCACGCCCGTGACGCTGCCGGACGGCGCGGTCTTCGACACCGACGAGGGCGTGCGCGTGCCCGTGAACCGCGAGAAGATGGCGCAGCTCGCGCCCTCGTTCAAGCCGGACGGCGTGATCACGGCCGCGAACTCCTCGCAGATCTCTGACGGCGCCGCGGCGCTCATGGTCATGTCGGCCGACCGGGCCAAGGCGCTCGGGCTCAAGCCGCGCGCGCGCGTGGTCGCCACGGCGCTCGCGGGCGTGGACCCCGTGATCATGCTCACCGGGCCGATCCCGGCGACCCAGCGCGCGCTGAAGAAGGCCGGGCTCCGGCTCGACGACATCGACCTCGTCGAGATCAACGAGGCGTTCGCCTCCGTCGTCCTCGCCTGGGAGCGCGAGCTCCACCCGGACATGGCCCGCGTGAACGTCAACGGCGGCGCGATCGCGCTCGGGCACCCGCTCGGTTGCTCGGGCGCCCGGCTCATGACGACGCTGCTCCACGAGCTCGAGCGGACCGGCACGCGCTACGGGCTCCAGACCATGTGCATCGGGTTCGGCCAGGGCATCGCCACGATCGTGGAGCGGCTCTGAGGGCCGCGCCGGAGGGGGGCAGGAGGATGGCCGGCTTCCGCTGCGCCAAGTGCGGCAAGGTCGCGATGGCCCAGAAGATCTGCTGCGGCAGGCCGATGAAGAGGGCCTGAGCCGGCTGTCCACGTATCCACAGCTATCCACAATGTGAAAATCGCACGATCTGACGCGGGCTCGCAGGCCTGAGCCCCCGCGCGGGCAGGAAACACGCGCCCGCGCGCTCGGCCCGGCCCGCGCACGCCCATTCCACGCGCCTTCGCGACGTCCGTCGTTCGAAACGCTGCATTTCTTGCGGCGATCTCCGCCGTTGATTGCAGTCCCGCGCGTACCGTAAGGTCTACGCACCCGATGAGCGAGATGCGGCTCCCGCGTGTGCTGGTGGTGGACGACGAAGCGCGCGTCCGCGACGTCCTGTGCGAAGCCCTCGAGACCTGGGGCTTGGCCGCCGACAGCGCCGCGGACAGCGCCCAGGCGCTCGAGCTCTTCGCGCGCGGCGACTACGACCTCGTGCTGACGGACTTCCTGATGCCCGGGGGCAGCGGGCTCGAGCTCATCGAGGGCGTGCGGACCGCCGACCCGTCCGTCGCCGTCATCATGCTCACGGCCTCGTCGGCGGACCTCGACGCGCCGAGCCGGCGGCTCGAGTTCGCCGTGCTCCGGAAACCGCTGGGGTTCGACGGGCTCAGGGTCGCGGTCAGCGAGGCGCTCGGTCGGCGCTCGCGCTGAAGGGTCAGTCGCCGGCGAGCGTGTCCTGGATCGCCGCGTCCAGCTCGTCGGGCTGGACGGGCTTGTAGAGGCAGCGGCGGATCCCGAGCGCGGCGAGGCGGCTCCGGTCTTCCTCGCGCAGCCCCCAGCCGGTGATGAAGAGGATCGTGGCCCTCGGGTCCACCGCGCGAAGCCGCTCGGCGAACTGCCAGCCGTTCATGCCGGCCATCCCGAGGTTCGACAGGACCAGGTCGTAGCGGCCGGGCGCGTACGCGGCGAGGCCCGCGGCGCCGCTCGCGGTGGCGGTCACGGCGTGGCCCGCGCTCTTGAGCAGCTCGGAGAGCGTCGCGAGGACCTTCGGCTCGTCTTCCACGACGAGGACGCGCGCCTGGCGGTGCGGCCGTGCGGCCTTCGTGGGGGCGCCGGTCTTGAGCGGCTCGCCCGCGATCGGCAGGCGCAGCGTGAAGGTCGTGCCCCGCCCGGGCTCGCTCTCGACGCCCAGCTCGCCGCCGTGGCGCCGCGTGATCGAGTACGCCATCGAGAGCCCGAGGCCCGAGCCCGCCTCCCCCTTGGTCGAGAAGAAGGGCTCGAAGACCCGCTTCCGCACGCTCTCCGGCATCCCGACGCCGGTGTCGACCACCGTGATCGTCACCGCGCGGTCGCGCTCCTGTCGCGTGGCGATCGTGAGCGTGCCGCCGTCGGGCATCGCGTCGAGTGCGTTGAGGATCAGGTTCGTCAAGAGCTCGGTGAGCGCCGCCGGCCGCCCCCGGATCGCCTCCACGGTGCCGAGGTCGAGCCGGAGCTCGAGCGGCCGGCGGCCGTGGGCGAGCTTCTCCTCCAGGCGGGGGCGCGTGATCGCGATCGCGTCCTGGACGATCTTGTTGACGTCGATCGGCACGAACTGCTCCTCGGGGCGGAGGCGCGCGAAGGTCTGGATGCGCCGCACCGTCTCGGAGCCGTCCAGCGCCGCGGCCTCGACCACCTTGAGCGAGCGGTTCACGAACTCGACGTCCCGCGACTTCTGCTTCATGAGCTGCGCGTAGCCCAGGATCGACTGCAGGAGGTTGTTGAAGTCGTGCGCGATCCCGCCGGCGAGCTGGCCGAGCGCCGTGAGCTTCTCGGACTGGTGCAGCTGCTGCTCGACCTCACGCTGCCCGGTGATGTCGCGGACGATCGCGATGAGGCCCTCGAGCTCGCCGAGCCGGCCGTGCAGGGCCGAGAGCGTCACGGCGAGCGCGGGCGCCTCCGACGTCTCGAAGGCGTGGATCGCCGCGCCCTCGGCGAGGCGGCGCTTCGCGTCGAGGTACTCGGCGGCCGGCAGGATGTCGGTGAGCAGGACCCCGAGCGCCTGCGCCGCGGGCAGGCCAAAGATGCGCTCGGCGGCGGGGTTCCAGCCGTCGATGCGGTCGTCCGCGCGGACCGAGATGATCGCGTCGCCTGCGGAGTCGATCAGCTTCTCCAGCGAGCGCTTGGTGTCCTTGATCTCGCCGTAGAGGCGCGAGTTCCGGAGCGCGATCGCCAGGTACTCGGAGAGCATCTCGAGGAGCTCGCGCTCGTGCGGGTCGATCGCGCGGCCCGAGGCCCGGTTGTCCACGACGAGGTAGCCCAGGGACCCCTGCGCGTCGCGGATGGCGCAGACGGCGGCGCGCGGGTCGGCGCCCTCGACGCTCGGGGGCGCCTCGGCCGCGATCGTGACGCGGTCGTAGCCGAGCGCGGCGCGGAGCTGCTCCGTGATGGCCGCCGCGAGCTCGCGCGGCTCGAGCTGACCGACGATCGTGCGCGAGATCTCGCGGAGGATCGAGAGCTGCGTGACGCGCAGCGACTGCTCGACGGCCTCGCGCCGCGCCGCCTCCTCCAGTTCCCGCGTCTTCCCCGAGAGCTGCCGCATCTCCTCGACGAGGCTCGACACCTGGCTGCGCGCGCCGAGGTCGGCCTGGCGGCGGAGGAGCGCGCGCCGGACGACGTCCTCCAGGTCCTGGCGCGGGAAGGGCTTGATGAGGTACTCGAACGCGCCGTGGGTGAGGGCGTGCTTCACGGTCTCGAGCGAGGCGTAGGCCGTGATCATCACGACCTCGATCGAGGGATCGACACGCTTCACGCGGCGCAGCAGCTCGAGCCCGTCCATCTCGGGCATCTTGATGTCCATGACCACGATGTCGGGCCGGAAGCGCTCGAGCGTCTTGAGCGCGGCGCCCCCGTTGTCGGCCGTCTCGATGTCGTAGACGGGCTTCAGCAGCATTCGCAGCGACTCGCGCGGCCCGAGCTCGTCGTCGACGACGAGCACGCGCGCCCGGGTGGTCGGCGGGGCGATCGTCTTCATGACCCCGCGAGCGGCAACGAGACGACGAAGGCGAGCTCGTTGCGCCCGTGCCGGATGTCGAGCTGGCCGCCGACGGCCTCGATGAGCCGCTGGCTCACGGCCGGCCCCACGTCGATCAGGCTCTCCTGGACCATTTGCACCGGGTCGAAGACGCGGTGGAGCTTGTCGGGCGAGACGCTGGCCGTCCGCGAGGCGATCTGCAGGCGGACCCGCTCGGTGCCTTCGCGCTCGGCGTGACGGCCGACCGCGATGGAGACCCGCGCCTGATTCGGCGGGGAGTTGTGCGTGAGGTACCAGACGAGGTAGGAGAGCGCGCGCCGCAGGTGGGCCGCGTCCACCTTCACGAGCTGGGGCGCGGCCTCGCGCGTGACGTCGAGCTGCAGGGGCTTGGCCGGCGCCTCGTCGGCCAGCTCGATCGCCGTGACCACGTCGACCACGACCGTGTGGACGTCCACGACGGTGAAGTTTAGCTCACCCTCGGTCACGAGCGCAGCCAGTTTTTCGAACACCTCCACGAGCCGCCGCACGTCGCGCCGGACCACCGAGGAGAAGTGCTTGCGGAAGTCGGGGTCGTCGTACCGCTCGCCGATCAGCTCGATGAAGGTGTTGATCGACACGAGCGGGTTCTTGATCTCGTCCGCGATGCGCGCGACGACGCGCGTGAGGAGCTGCGTCTGCTCGGCCTGCCGCCGCTGCGCCGCGAGCTCCTTCTGCGCCGTGAGGTCCTCGAAGACGAGCACGGCGCCGAGCGGCGCCAGGTCGTCGCCGCGCACGGGGTAGGTGGAGACCTCGAGCCAGAGCCCGCGGAGCGCCAGCTGGAGCTCGGCGCGGTCCACGGCGCGCCCCGTGCGGAGCGTGTCGTAGAGCATGTCACCGAGCGGCGAGGGCAGCGCGCGGAGATCCTCGTCGACGATGGAGGCGGCGAGGACGCCCAGGATCTCCTCGGCCCGGCGGTTCATGATGCTCACCCGCTGGTCGCGCCCGATCGTGATCACGCCGCTCGACATGTGCTCGAGGATCCGCTCGGTGAACTCCTTCTCGCGCTGGAGCTGGTGGTGGAGCGAGATGTCGCGGATCGCGGTGGCCAGGTGCGTCGCGAGGTCGAAGAGCGTCTCGGTCTCGGGACGGCCGTAGCTCGAGCCGACGACGGGCTGGCCCACCACGAGGACGGCCACGAGCTCGCCGTGCGCGAGCAGCGGCACCGCGAGGACGCTCTGGAGGAGCTTGAGCTCGCGGATGATGTCGGCGTCGGTCAGGTCGTGGATGCGCGCCGGCCGCCCCTGGACGGCGAGCCAGCGCACGAGCCCGGTGTCCGCGGGCAGGCGGACGGACTCGACGATCTGAGGCGCCAGGCCGCGGTGGGCCGCCACCCGGTAGTCGCGACCGTCGCCCGCGGGCAGGAGGAGGGCCGTGCGCGTCGAGCGCACGAGCTCGCCG is from Candidatus Methylomirabilota bacterium and encodes:
- a CDS encoding TIGR00269 family protein, which codes for MKCRKCGEPAVLELRRHNAAFCAPDFLGFFRNQVREAIRKHRMFARDEHVLVAVSGGKDSLGLWDVLLDEGYRTTGLYLDLGIFDYSVESKAKCEAFAARRGAPLLVASVAEAVGAPVPVIQAVTRRPPCSGCGLSKRYLMNRVALEHGMPVVATGHNLDDEAATLLGSVLHWQTEALARQSPALPSTHAKLVRRVKPLYRLSERETAAYAVLRKIDYIVEECPFAKGATSIAHKEILSRMEDASPGTKHNFLFGYLEKARPAFERAEAVTLNECARCGQVTTGTVCAFCKLADQVKRAT
- a CDS encoding thiolase family protein, whose amino-acid sequence is MRDAVIVGAVRSAVGKRNGKLSGVRPDDLAADVLRELVARVKIDPTEVEDVILGCVDQVGEQGFNIARNAALIAGFPLDVCGTTLDRMCGSGQQAANFAAMGVMSGQYECVIAGGVENMTRVPMGSNAMGPGEGPLSPRLQERFNIVPQGISAELIAETWGLKREELDELAAQSHEKAGRAIAEGRFKREITPVTLPDGAVFDTDEGVRVPVNREKMAQLAPSFKPDGVITAANSSQISDGAAALMVMSADRAKALGLKPRARVVATALAGVDPVIMLTGPIPATQRALKKAGLRLDDIDLVEINEAFASVVLAWERELHPDMARVNVNGGAIALGHPLGCSGARLMTTLLHELERTGTRYGLQTMCIGFGQGIATIVERL
- a CDS encoding response regulator encodes the protein MSEMRLPRVLVVDDEARVRDVLCEALETWGLAADSAADSAQALELFARGDYDLVLTDFLMPGGSGLELIEGVRTADPSVAVIMLTASSADLDAPSRRLEFAVLRKPLGFDGLRVAVSEALGRRSR
- a CDS encoding response regulator — encoded protein: MKTIAPPTTRARVLVVDDELGPRESLRMLLKPVYDIETADNGGAALKTLERFRPDIVVMDIKMPEMDGLELLRRVKRVDPSIEVVMITAYASLETVKHALTHGAFEYLIKPFPRQDLEDVVRRALLRRQADLGARSQVSSLVEEMRQLSGKTRELEEAARREAVEQSLRVTQLSILREISRTIVGQLEPRELAAAITEQLRAALGYDRVTIAAEAPPSVEGADPRAAVCAIRDAQGSLGYLVVDNRASGRAIDPHERELLEMLSEYLAIALRNSRLYGEIKDTKRSLEKLIDSAGDAIISVRADDRIDGWNPAAERIFGLPAAQALGVLLTDILPAAEYLDAKRRLAEGAAIHAFETSEAPALAVTLSALHGRLGELEGLIAIVRDITGQREVEQQLHQSEKLTALGQLAGGIAHDFNNLLQSILGYAQLMKQKSRDVEFVNRSLKVVEAAALDGSETVRRIQTFARLRPEEQFVPIDVNKIVQDAIAITRPRLEEKLAHGRRPLELRLDLGTVEAIRGRPAALTELLTNLILNALDAMPDGGTLTIATRQERDRAVTITVVDTGVGMPESVRKRVFEPFFSTKGEAGSGLGLSMAYSITRRHGGELGVESEPGRGTTFTLRLPIAGEPLKTGAPTKAARPHRQARVLVVEDEPKVLATLSELLKSAGHAVTATASGAAGLAAYAPGRYDLVLSNLGMAGMNGWQFAERLRAVDPRATILFITGWGLREEDRSRLAALGIRRCLYKPVQPDELDAAIQDTLAGD
- a CDS encoding GAF domain-containing protein codes for the protein MNTILLVTPDDALRTRLLGVLEDYSAFIAQSDAEALKILRLIDVDVVLRDCAGLPRGLEAFIARVKEVMPAALTIALGAAEGEGDLADFSLPTTFTQRDLDGALRHTQERLRLTRELATLRSSALLEARPAAGVEEAWNGAALARVLKEFTRAFAAGFDLPRVLAMFLDAIGELVRSTRTALLLPAGDGRDYRVAAHRGLAPQIVESVRLPADTGLVRWLAVQGRPARIHDLTDADIIRELKLLQSVLAVPLLAHGELVAVLVVGQPVVGSSYGRPETETLFDLATHLATAIRDISLHHQLQREKEFTERILEHMSSGVITIGRDQRVSIMNRRAEEILGVLAASIVDEDLRALPSPLGDMLYDTLRTGRAVDRAELQLALRGLWLEVSTYPVRGDDLAPLGAVLVFEDLTAQKELAAQRRQAEQTQLLTRVVARIADEIKNPLVSINTFIELIGERYDDPDFRKHFSSVVRRDVRRLVEVFEKLAALVTEGELNFTVVDVHTVVVDVVTAIELADEAPAKPLQLDVTREAAPQLVKVDAAHLRRALSYLVWYLTHNSPPNQARVSIAVGRHAEREGTERVRLQIASRTASVSPDKLHRVFDPVQMVQESLIDVGPAVSQRLIEAVGGQLDIRHGRNELAFVVSLPLAGS